acttttgataactattcacgaCTCATTATGATCACGCCACTAACTCAACTCTTTTTGgtcacatacatttgtacattggaTCGATAGCCATTGGATCATCAGCAGACGTCATTTATGCAAACCCCCAGAGCTCTGCATCAATATGTTCGAGCTGATAATTTACCACGTAATCGTCAGATTTACAAAAGCAGTATATTACTTTTAAGTTAAACCCTTAAATCcacatgtacatatacatgtgaTTCTAACATATAACAATCATATGTATAAAGATATAAGGCAACTTTTTTCCAATCTTATGGTATATTTAAAAGATTTGTGTAATGATTATTTCTCAGTTTCTAAACTTTAAAAATCCACAAAATATTGCTGAATgtgttttttacaaatttatatggGATGCCGCATCATGCGTTAGAAATATTAATGAaacaattcttaaatataaagttacaattatatgttattattataattatatatatatatatatataaataaatatattacatgtGAAACTTTTAAATGTTCTTTTGTATTTATCATACGACTTGTAACATATGATTTGTAATGGAGAACACCATTGActaatataatattatttatcttaATAAATAATCTGAATATTCCAAATCAGATATGCATGTATTGCATGAATACAGATGTTGCAATAAAGTACCACAAATATAAAGGACAAAATTTATAGAAGTGTATACTTAGTTATTGATCACTTATTTAGGACTGCAAATATTTCTGTTTGCCCAAACCCTTTCTCATTATTCTCAGGTGTGTGggaattttttattattatttttttttatatatatttaagggAAGATAGGGGCCAAAATGGTTATATCTTGTAAACAAGTTTTAAATGAGACTGTTAGAGAGTGTTGTGTAAATTGTCAGACGCAGATAAGCGaggatatatacatgtaagtacgTGTATGTAATATTAGCAAAAACTAGTACAAACTAAGTAAGTATTTACAGCTTGTCTTGCAGTTTGCTCCAAACCAGTTAAAAATCTTTAGCATTTAGTTATGGACAACAGCTTTAATTTATACGCTGTACGTTTAGGTGCCAAGCTTTGTTAATTTAGGCTGGAAGCATTATGACGAGCAATTTTATTTGCATAAAACCTTTGGCCCTACTAGTTCCTTGGCTACAGTTGATTCCAAATTATGGCtgatatttattaatgaaaattataGTACAGGTTGAACTTCAGTTAACATGAACACTGGGACTAATTTGAAATGTTATGCTTTTAATTATGAGGGTACCTATATGTTGTTTAGCAGCTTGTTTGTGTTTtgctgttgtttatttattttattttttgtgtaacGCAGGTCATCCTATTATAACATGTTGGTTGTCCTAACAGGagacatttaccatgtttactttgCATAATCTAGGCCTTCTTATGATAATCCAAGTTTCAGGTCACCTAGACCTCAACAGAAATAAGTTTTCATTGGGCAACCTGTTTCAAACCCAAGACGAGACAGAGAGTGAGTGGTTGCTGCTGTTATACTGAATGTTTGTTTCTTCTTACATGGATTTAGACTCTAGTATACAGGTCCTCATagtcattctttttaaatatgcatTTTCCTGAGTAGATCCAGTTATTCTTGCCTTGTTTTTATGGGCACTTTTATTACACTATAAGAAATTCACTTCAACATAGACATCTTACACATTCAGGTATTTCCCATCCAATCTTTcatggtaatattctttaaaaaGGACTAAATGTCAGCTTTTACCTAAAATGCTAACAAAACATAAAAGCAAACTTAGGAAGAAGGAATACTGTTGCCTGCATAAAAAATGGCATATTTTGGcttcaatattgattcacttgCAGTCTTTGCACTGGACATAAactcatttatttttaaactggtTGCTGGTATGATAAGGGTTATGTTCCTCTTATATAtttaatgatggtatgatactaaacccccaaTGGAGGGATGGTGCTAGATatttcatataatgaagacataatctttcgaacagttaaattgaggtctggagctggcatgtcagtaactgttagtagtcctttgttaattatGTAATATCGTcattttcaatttgtgttttgtttgttttgttacctattctgatattggactcggacttctttaaaCTGTGTgatttttactgtgcgtattgctgtgtgtttgtttcttCTTCATTgggttgagatttcaaaaaacttgtttaaccccTCTGCATTTTAGTGCCGATTTCAAgtctggagcctctggccttaGTTAGCCttatatgaactttttttttagttcacatatattcggagtttagtatgacattcaTTATCAGTGATCTGGTACAAATTTTTCATTATGGCCGAAGCCATTTCTGGTTTTAATGTAGATCGCTTCTACTGTTATTTCATACCTTTAGTAACAGTTTACTTGTAAGTACTATAGCACCCAGTACATACAGATGTATCAGAGAGGACAGTCTTTATTTTTTCATGAGTCTCTTATTGTTTACATTTCCTATCTCTCTCTATGAATTGTTAAGGTATTGCTTCCTTGTACATTTTGTATCTCTCAGTCAACAAAAATTGTGACATAACTAAGTTACTAGGTTTGGATATTTGTTTAGGAAAATTTAACAGATGTGTCCAAAAAAAATTGAGGTTTGACAGTTTTTAAGAAGGTATTAAACACTCCAGGCCTATTACATTTACCTTAACCACAGTCATGCTGAAGTCTAGCAAATATTTCCTTATCTTGTGTTGGTTAAACTTGGTAGGAATTCAGTGTGTTTGAAGCTgtcttttcaattgtttttgaGGATTATTAAAGGGTCGGAGATCCAATGCTGACAACTGAATACAGGGGTTACAGAAGAATTATTATATTTCTCGATTAATTATGCTTTAAATTGTATTGGTATTACATATGTaacatatcgtcgctgggcttctaaaatgttgtaaattacaaatttttcaagaaaaaaatatctcacaaacaggctttgaaaatttgggcaaaatgcatgcttccaaaatgtcgtatgtgaacttgaacatttttgtaaatagcagtgaaataaaaactttgacatttctggattatccaagtacttattattttcacagaaataaagaaatgtacaatttttttttttcccaaagccattctacaacgattttcaagttttcatacaacattttggaagcaaactttacaaacaactgacattggcaattttgtaatatgtcttatttcacacattttgattgttctaactgtatgctattttgtaataccaaagatttcctcccgcccagaccattggtgtcaaaaagtatttttagccaaaaaagtcatatacgattttttagaagcccagcgacgatatactTCCATGTAGCTAATTGCCGTACAAGAATTGTAGGAGATCCTATATAGCTATAATGTTTGGATAGTAGAATCCTCAATAGTAAGTATGTTTTTGTAGCAGACCGACATCCTCCAGATGGGGTTGAATAATAGGTCTAGGCCTGAAATGAATCTTTGTGGTGGCATAATTGTCTAGCATGTTAAAAGATAACTCAGAACAATGAAACTGAGGATCCACCATATTTCTTGATAAAACATGTAGCAGGTAATATAATGACACAGGTAGTTCTATAGTGGGTTTTTGCACAATAAGATGAAGAACATGATCAGATGTATTATGGTGTTCATCAATTCTTATGTAAGTATGGTCTCAAATTTGACCAGGTTATTGCAAAGCATGGACTTGTGTTTTTATAGAATATACAATTCTATTATTGCCTTTATAATTAGCTGTCTGGATAAAATATCATGATTTTCAATCAGATGAGAAATTTTTCAACTAGATGGTTTTCACTTGTCACCCTTAACATGCTTATGAAATGAATTGTTACACATCTTGAATACATATTTGATGATAAACTATAATAtactatattttatgataaacaaCTACAATCAACTATCTTATGGTTTGGTGTAGTTTTGGTAAGTATTTCTATCTGTGTAGGTAAATATGTTTTTGAACAGTTGTTCACAAAACATCATATAGATTATTTATGAAtctatattatgaataaaagctgtggccagatatcgccaaaccatatatgtattttgtttaaatggCACCATCTGAGATAATGTAATTTAAGTAAATAagacttaaattcagttatcgcTGGGCCACTGACGGATTGtgtttcatgttttagatttaccTAACATGAGGGACGTTATATTCTGTGACGTAATTAAGTCCTTTACAGAATTTCATCGCAGCAAGCAAGCTGTTTAAATTTCGTGAGCGGTAAAATTAAAAACCCGCCCTCACACTCCTTTTTTGTACGATATACTgctcttttgtatttatttttcaggtttttgtCGGTGACAGTGGTAATACAGATGTGACTGATGATGTTAACGTGTTTGCTGTTGAGAAAAGCtacttttatttgaactttgagcATCATAAATAGATTCCCAGTAATTGGCAGAATTCGCTGCATAGAATCTTaatgttaactatgaaattttaggtttttggataatacagactacacttgtttatcccacggtgttttctaaatttaagcaccagtgtatcccacggtgcatctttacattttcatgtatGTCTATCTATCTATCTGCAAGGTTGTCATATTATCTTCGGGTAACCAACCATATATCTATCTACATCTACATAtacatctatctatctatctatatataagtgcctataaatagcagcacatgacatacaaatctatgggagtgtggattaatcagtacagagattaatgcaatgacacaaataaaattatagattgcctaacaatgtaattttaacacactatttagtatgtaaatataagaatgtttaaaatatttacaaaatgatgagaagaaacgcaatatttcgctagaccaactagctttatcaagcgtgcatctatctatccaggtgaaatcggatgtagatgataagaaacttttgcagttcaatgtatatgttgcacttagctaccttgaaaataagaaaattttgcagctcaatgtctatgtTGAACTTGAATTTAGCTGCcttgaaaacaagaaaattttgcagctcaatgtatatgttgcactttgatttagctgccttgaaaatacataatcggtagttgaagttagcaacgtccattggccaatatttatagtataactaatcgccgtatttgaatataaaaaataagacaacgcgtgaccgaacgacgcatggattaaacgagtgcgcagcacgagtttaatccatagcggcgttcggtcacaagttgttttatttttgatattcaaatacggcgattagttattctttttattacattggcaaatggcttttttttatgaaattaatgtagaaaatgtaaggaactatatctttttcctacgcgttgacaatttgttttgatccgacgttatcaacgtcttgacaacgcctattgttgtatgacgtcagagagtgaaataaccacgtttatttcacatgtgaaattatcggtttttatctaactgggaaatcaatgtaattcattgcaaccaatgtaataatacgGAATTAAAATtacgatgctttgttttaaattattctttatctttcctgtatcttttcttGTCTTTTTCGTtggtgttgacttctataatttggaaagtaacattatcaaaaggatgtttcgttgaacgaagatgtgttgtgagaggacagtttttgttggttttgtagaCGAagtaattaatacatgtaattaacgattaaaattaattcataaaacaaatttaaagctaaaaagttgctattgttggcatttgttttctgtatagacaaatggaagtaggATCTTAATGCTAAGTATTGAAGACTCGATCAATTTGATAGGCCTCTAAGTCAAAATACCACATgtgaagatagtcggtaagataaattcgttacaccgtgtgctagtgacctaataccccatatggaatttactgaccccatatatatcgtattaggtcactaacacaccatgtaactaataatatatatcatatgaatctatattatgaataaaagctgtggccagatatcgccaaacaatatatgtattttgttttaatggtaCCATCTGAGATAATACACTtacatatcttttaaaacaaaatgttacaatgttttcatcaattgtgcacaaatcaatattctttttcattattatttagatacaattgtatattgtgtataatatatcattataatACTGTATGTACTTATATTCTAATTCGTCACCTCAAACGCatataaagtatttataaaataaaaacaaacacttgtTACATAGGAATAGCTCGCCAGCATGTGCAGCTATTTTCGACAAAACAAAGAAAGGCGCAAATGTGTGTTTTTTAAATTCCTAAATTTTTAGTAACTGTCAGACGTTCACTGATGTTCTCTTTGACATATCCGTCCTTAGCCCGGTCTGATTTCCAGCGACCATGTTTTTTGAAGATTCGATCTTCCACATGCGCGTTTGCAGCAGCAGTGGCGCCTCCGGACCTCAAACTATGTAAACCAAAATACATTTTGTCTAATCCAATAGATGTTAAAGTAGATAACAGAATTTCTCTTGCAGTAGTATAAGAAAGCTTCccatttcttaatttgtaaccATTTACAGATTTACAAAAAGATAAAGGACGAAAAATCAAATCATTACTGTCCGACTTGATGTTTGCTAAATCTAAATATTTCATCAACATTTTAACGGGACATGTAATTTTGTCCATTTTTGAAATGAGTACATCTCTACCCTCACGGTAAATATCAGTTTTACTACTCTCTATCAGTAAAACGATGTACGAATcatgaaaaacaatattatttcttgtcagatttgctaaTTCTGAATACCTCAAAAATCCAGCAAAACTTATAAGGCACATACATGCTATTCTAACATCTTTAAGATTAGATTTATCGTTACCAAAAAGCATAACAATTTGATACAAAATTTCTGGTGTTATAGGTTCTTTCTTAACCACAATGTGTCCAACAGATCTCAAAGATCCTTCCTTCACAGAAATAACCAAATCCGATTTACACGGATTCTCAACTCCGGCTAATCTATGAGCCCAACTTATAGCATAAAAAGCTTCATTTATGCTGCTAGTAGATTTACCAATGTTAGTCAAATAAACTAAATACGATGCGACAGAAATAACTGAAGCAGGTAACGTGTTTgaaatattaatagataaacaccACTTACAAAAAGCGTTGAAAACATATCTATACTGTCGTTGAGTGTTGGCTGCTCTAGATGACAAACAAAAGGAAGGTATCTGGTCTACAAGGAGTTGCATGGATGGAGATTGCGACTGACGAAAAGAACCAATATCAATCCATCTTCTTGTTTTGAAAACATCTGAAAAATGTGTTACCCAATAAAGGAAAATTAAACAAGTattcatataaattattataataaaatgcataTGACATTAAACAATCAACCGTGCCTACTACAATATCATACTACAACATAATATACTAGGGCCATGTCGCTAAAAATCCTTCATCTTTTACATTCTCACCTGAGTAATATGTACAACGTAAAATCTCATTCACCATGCCTCTGCAATACCGAAATTGATATCAGGACCATGTGAAACATCACAGACTAGCGTCTAGTCTAACTGCGAGAACAGTTGATAAAAAATTTTCAGTTCCAAAGATACACTTCGGACTACTTCCTTTTGAATAAATTCTATTCGCTTCTTTAAATTCTAGCACATCTTTAACATAAGCTTTGTAagtcaagtttttattaaaaagataTGACCAGAATGGCGCAGACACCCATCGTGGGACAATCAAAGACCCTTTAGCATTACAGTAAATCAGATGTTTAATTGTGCGTATAACTGAATAAATAGGGGGGACAAGCCAATTATTTTCTCCATGCCAATTTTGTGTAAACGCATCTACAGCTTCTGCGGTCGGATTCCAGAAAAGTGAGTTAAACCTTTTTGTCTTGTTATTTATCACGCTAGCAAACCTGTCAACAGTAAAAGGTCCCCATAAACtttctaaaaattcaaaaaattcatttgaaatttgccAATCCTCATGATCACTCATTTTACTAATGTAATCTGCCTTTGAATTCAATGTGCGGGGAATCCATTGTAATTCAATGAATATATTGTGCtctttacaaatacaaaatatagaatAGGCAAGATTTTGTAAATCTTCCTTCATGCTTCCAGCTTGTACTATACGTACACAGTTTTGGTTATCAGTAAACCATTTTAAACTTTTGCCCATAAATAGAGTACTAAACGACAATAGGGTCTGAAAAAATTACTATCGAAGAAGGGCTGTACATAGccaatttctttttattcaaagtaagcACATTAGATTTCCAGAACTTAAGCTCATTCAAAATCTCAGCTGGATAAACTATTAGTAATAATTTATCCCAGCTCAATCTTTGCACAATGCACAAGTAACAATATCTTGTCATCAATCTGTCAAATTTCCGAACACTGGTGATAAAGAAATAATCTTACCAGTCACTTGAGCTAATTGCCTAGcagagaaaaacaaaaatctgtCTAAAATTTCATCTATAGACTGTAACAAATCATTTAATCTTCTTTCGGGAATAAAAATGCAGAATTGAGCAGAATCCCAAGTGATTCCTAACCATTCTAACTTTTGGGTAGGTTCAAAAACAGATTTTTCTATATTGACTGAAAAACCAGCCTCTTTTAGTGATTTTTTGACAAAATCGGAATCTTTCCGACATAATTCGTAATCCGAAGCCATTCCGAAACCATCAtctaaatacaaaacaatatcaaTCGAATTTTGTCTCCAATATTTGACCATAGATCTCAAACATTTGGTAAACAAGTAAGGGCTAGAAGCTAgaccaaaaactaaaactgaaaaaCAGTAATACTTGTCATTCCAGGAAAAACCAAGAAACGTTTGTTGCTGAGGACAAATGTCGTAATGATGATAACCAGACTTTAAATCGAACTTAAACAGATTAGAACCtcttttgaaaaattgaatagcTGTTTTCCAGTCTTCAAATTTAAATCTCTCTTTTTTGACggatttatttaaaattgaaagatccAATATTAACCTCTTCTTTCCGGACTTATTGGTGGCTACTGATAAAGGATTAACAATATAAGGCGTAAAGGGAACTTCATAAGCACATCCAGAATCAACTAATTCTAAAACGGCTTTATCCACAAATTCTGAGTTAGAAACAGcagatttattgtttttcatgtgCATACTAGGGGGAGGCACTAAAAATGGGATTACATAACCGTTTTTAATTGTATCTAATACAAAATCACTAGCTCCAATCTTAACCCAAAAATCGTAATGTTTTGCAAGCCTGCCTTTAACACCTTTACTGTGACATAAATTCGTCAAGTTCGTCGTTATTGCATTCATAGCTAGAAGATAACAAACTTATATCTAGATACTTATCATTAACAGTAACTGTATCATTGCTGTTTGGATGGCTGGTAACTGGGTGCAGAAGCTGTGGCTGACTTGAAGTTGAGTGGGCAGTTTCTTCTCCAGTGACCATACTGCTTGCAGTAGTGACAGATGTCCATGGGGCACGGCTCACGCCGTGCAGTGCAGGTACGAAATGGCTCTTGATAGCGACTGAAATCGTAAGCTGGAGGAGGAGCAGTGGCAGTAGCGATACTTCCAACTGCTGGAGTAGGTCTAGCTGTATACGGCTGAGGGCGGGTCTTTTTCTCCTTAATAGTTTTAAGGGCTCTAGTCTCGGCCTGGCGAATCTTTTTCTCGTCCTCATCATTTTCGGCGATATCGTTACTTTCATATTCTCTAACCGTAACCCATCCCCCAGTGGAGTTATCAGCGATCCTGATGAGTTTGTTCCTTTCTTTAAGTTTACCCACCAAATCACCAGTAATAGAAGAAAGGGGGGAGGCAACAGATACAAGATCCTTGTGGATTTTGTTAAGACCATCCATAATGTTCTCATTAAAACGAAACTGAATCCGATTCCCTTCTGATTTGAACTTAATATTAGCATCATCTCTGTATTTCTTGGATAAATTGTCTTGTTCTGACAGAATGTCGGACTTTAGATCAACAAGTTTCTTATCCAAATAGTCTTTAAAAAGCCCAAAAGTGTCTACTAAGTCACGGTTTTGTTGATTAGCTTGTGAATTGGAAGCGTTAAGACGTTCGGACTGACCATGTAAGGGGTCCCTTCACAAATCTTCTTCATTCAGATCGAGTACTGGTTTGGACATATCTTTACCTAGACTAAGCTGCCTTACTGAACGGTATACGAGCTTCGAATGACCATATATCTTAAATCACTTAAACAAGACAACTATTCGCGCTTTAAAAATCCCGTGctatttacataacaaatatcATACTCAATATATTTACGCAATGCGACAAATATTGACCAATccgaaatatcatatatttaaaaatacaaaccTGTTTATCCAATATAAACACCAATAGATGACCACTATGCGGACACACAATCACGTTGTTTACATAATAGAAAACACGTGTATGCTCaactttaataaatacatttataaatatattattattattttgaggactcttaggaagattagttttaactaatgggatcatcctctatCGTCCAGTGATAGATATCTAATGCATGTTAAACACTCAATTAATAGGTTTAATGTTTCTATTACCCACCCTCCTCCCCTTTTTCCTTTATTTGAGATATAAAGCACTTAGTTTGATTTATAATCTGAATGCATCTATTTTGTCTAATATCATATCTTAATATTCAACTCGTCATTAAAGCTGTCTGTACTTATGGAAGATGCTGtgaaattgacaaatttaaagtCAAATTTCCATGTTAAGTGAAACCCTGTGGCATGCAACTTTTTGGAAGGTTCGTATAACACAACAGCTTCATTTCGACTTCTTATATAGAAACTTATTCTGGTCaaataaaacatctcaaatttaaAGGATTTCCTAATTTCACTTAAATCAAATGTTCTACGGAAACtagattttgaaaaatatcttattttcagAAGCTTATTGAATACCTGGAAAATACtcttaaaagaaccaatttatataaaaagataccaggattaaaatgttgTACGCAAGACGCGAGTAAAGTctacaaaaaaatcatcagtaacgctcgaataaaaacagttaaaaagacCAACTAAAGTACCAGTTGAGTAATTTATTCCTTGGGTAGAAAGTTTTAAGCATTTGAAAATGTCAAagtttattaacaaaattttttatttacgccagacgcgcgtttcgtctgcaaaagactcatcagtgacgctcgaatccaaaaaggtttagaaaaaaagaattaaaaaaaaaggccaaacaaagtacaaagatttgccaaatacagctaaggaaatctgttcctgaggtagaaaagccttagtactttaaaaaaataaaaaaaatttaaacagcaaatttataaatattaccatatcaatgataattcatgtcagtgctgactactgggctggtgatatcctcggggaattaaaactccaccatcagtgacgatcgaatacaaaaaagttaaaaaggcctaaCAAagaattcctaaaagttttgccaaatacagctaaggtaatctattcctgaggtagaaaaaccttagtatgtcaaaaattcataattttgtaaacaattaatttataaatatgactatatcaataataattcatgtcggtacagaagtgctgactactaggctggtgataccctcagggaattaaaactccaccagcagtggcatcgacccagtggttgcaaataaactcatcaaagactCAAAAGAGAAACAGATAGAGGTCAGAATACCGTAAACAATGATGACCGTGCATGAAAGTCAAATATTAAGATCTTACTGTCGTGTCCtgaatttagattaaaaaaagcaaaaaatcgCATTCACGAgtgaaatcaatatttatacatgCACGTGGTGTTTTTGCGCAAGAACTAATAAATAGAAAGTACATGCATTAATTTATACTCTGGATAAAAATACGTATGGGCGTCATCACACACATTATTCTAAAATTTGGATTCGAATGTTAAACTATCTACCTCAAGACTTTGACTACACATTTTCTTTAACATTTAATCCAGAAGTTTTGTGAACGCAAACTGATAGTGTGGGTGTGAATAGGGTGATGTATAACATTAATGAACCAATACGTGTAGGATAGCTGGTCAACACAGAtcaacacaatgaatacaattttcaaaaccgaaaaaatatttagaatatttataaacaaacaaacaaaaaaattaattgaaattgaaGCCCTAGTCATAGACCACGAATGCA
The sequence above is a segment of the Mytilus edulis unplaced genomic scaffold, xbMytEdul2.2 SCAFFOLD_1202, whole genome shotgun sequence genome. Coding sequences within it:
- the LOC139508234 gene encoding uncharacterized protein; the encoded protein is MDGLNKIHKDLVSVASPLSSITGDLVGKLKERNKLIRIADNSTGGWVTVREYESNDIAENDEDEKKIRQAETRALKTIKEKKTRPQPYTARPTPAVGSIATATAPPPAYDFSRYQEPFRTCTARREPCPMDICHYCKQYGHWRRNCPLNFKSATASAPSYQPSKQQ